The sequence CGATGCCGAGCGGGACCTGGTGCCAGCGGACCTCGAAGTCGGCGGGGAAGCCGACGGCGGCCACGAGGTCGAGCGTGCCGCCGGCCCCGATCCGCTGGACGACGAGCTCGTCGGGCGGCGCGGGCCACGAGCACAGCCGGGCGAAGGAGCGCGCGAGCTCGTCGACGGTGGCCGACCCGCGGGCGGCCACCTCCAGGAGCACGAGCCTGCGGTCGCGCTCCTCCCGCGACGGCAGCGTCGGCGCCGTCGTGGTGGGTCGCGGGTGCGGCTCGCCGGCCGCCCGGTCGGCGGGCGCAGCGCGCGGGGTGTCCCGCCGACCGGGCCGGAGCCCGAGCGGCGGGATGGTCGCCCTCCGCGGCGGGCCCGCGGTGCCGGCCGCGCCGTCGTCGGCGGCTCCGTCAGCGGGAGCCTCAGCGGCACCGTCGAGGGCACCCTCGACGGTGCCGTGGACGCGCCCGTCCGCGAGGGCGCCCAGGGTGGTGCCCGCGGTCGTCGTGGCCTGGACGGGGCGGACGGCACCCGCGCCCAGCCGCGCGAGCTCGTCGGCGGCGACGTCGACGACGCGCCGGTTGCTCTGGCGCGAGACCCGGCGCAGGTGGTCGAACGCCTCGTCCGCGTCCCCGCCACGTGTCGCCATGAGGGCGCCCTTGGCCTGCTCGATGACCGCCCGGCGGTGGCGCGCCTCCTGCAGCCCGGCGACCTCGTCCCGCAGGCGGGCGACGGCGTCGCGGAGCACGGACAGGTCCGCGTCGTCCGCGGTCGGACCGGCAGGGGGCGTCGGCACGTCGGCAGCCTAGGCAACGGGCCGGGGACCGTCGGCAGCCCGTCCGTCCGCGGGCGCGTCCGTGCGGACGCGCGGTCCGCCGGAGCCTGCGGCACAGTGACCGGGTGCGTCCCGAGCTCCCCGCCACGCCCCTCGGCGTGCCCGGGGACCGCACGGCGGCCGCGCTCGGGGACTCGTGCGACGACCCGGCCCTCGTGGCGGTGCTCGACACCGTCCTCGCCTCGCCCGTGCCGATGGCCTACGCCCACGGCCACGACCACCTGCTGCTGTACAACGAGCCGTTCGCGGCGCTGCTCGGCGAACGGCACCCCGGCGCGTACGGCCGGCCGGCCGCCGACGTGTTCGGGCCGGTGTGGGCGGTGCCGGGCATGGGCGACGCGGTGCGCCGCTCCTTCGCCCACGGGCTGCCCTTCTTCACCATGGACAGCCTCGTGCCCCTGGCGGGGTCGTCCCCGGAGGGCTCCCCGGACGGCGCCCCGCCGGTCGTGGACGGGTCCCGACCGCCCGCGCTCACCCGCGGCTTCTCGCGGGTGCGCGACCGCGACGGCCGGATCGCGGGCACGCTGC comes from Aquipuribacter sp. SD81 and encodes:
- a CDS encoding ANTAR domain-containing response regulator, yielding MPTPPAGPTADDADLSVLRDAVARLRDEVAGLQEARHRRAVIEQAKGALMATRGGDADEAFDHLRRVSRQSNRRVVDVAADELARLGAGAVRPVQATTTAGTTLGALADGRVHGTVEGALDGAAEAPADGAADDGAAGTAGPPRRATIPPLGLRPGRRDTPRAAPADRAAGEPHPRPTTTAPTLPSREERDRRLVLLEVAARGSATVDELARSFARLCSWPAPPDELVVQRIGAGGTLDLVAAVGFPADFEVRWHQVPLGIDMPVGHTGRTGEAVFVEDAAEVADRWPALAYEDVHACAVLPVVVQDVLVAVVGLGWRRATRMSGHDRRMMGAAVATVTESLVRLLPGGGVEPLLAGWTAPEEEPAVRTALDAVIEEAVLLLPVVAERDLRLVWWNDAARSRAGAVTGGRVSEVAPHVVGSDLWGACQHVLRHRSRADLRTSSWWWRTAEDGHPHRVRVASMWNGLLVARC